The following are encoded in a window of Bos indicus x Bos taurus breed Angus x Brahman F1 hybrid chromosome 4, Bos_hybrid_MaternalHap_v2.0, whole genome shotgun sequence genomic DNA:
- the DUS4L gene encoding tRNA-dihydrouridine(20a/20b) synthase [NAD(P)+]-like isoform X1: MKSDYIQTTTCQERRKDPIEMFHSGQLVKICAPMVRYSKLSFRTLVRKYDCDLCYTPMIVAADFVRSAKARDSEFTTNQGDCPLIVQFAANDARLLSDAARIVCPYANGIDINCGCPQRWALAEGYGACLINKPELVRDMVKQVRNQVENPRFSVSIKIRIHDDLTRTVDLCRKAEATGVSWITVHGRTVEERHQPVHYEAIKIIKESMSIPIVANGDIRSLKEAENVWHTTGTDGVMVARGLLANPAMFAGYEETPLKCIWDWVDIALELGTPYMCFHQHLMYMMEKITSRQEKRIFNALSSTSAVLDYLTDHYGIDRT, encoded by the exons ATGAAGAGTGACTACATACAAACTACAACatgtcaagaaagaagaaaagatccAATAGAAATGTTTCATTCTGGGCAGCTGGTAAAAATCTGTGCCCCAATGGTGCGATATTCAAA GTTGTCTTTCAGAACACTAGTCAGAAAATACGATTGTGATCTGTGCTATACACCAATGATAGTTGCTGCTGATTTTGTCAGATCTGCAAAAGCCAGAGACAGTGAATTTACCACAAATCAAG GTGATTGCCCATTGATTGTTCAGTTTGCTGCTAATGATGCAAGACTTTTATCTGATGCTGCTCGTATAGTCTGTCCTTATGCGAATGGAATAGACATTAACTGTGGTTGCCCTCAGAG GTGGGCACTGGCAGAAGGTTATGGAGCTTGCTTAATAAACAAGCCAGAGCTTGTTCGAGACATGGTGAAACAAGTAAGAAATCAAGTGGAAAACCCCAGATTTTCAGTATCTATTAAAATAAG GATCCATGATGACCTTACAAGAACTGTAGATCTCTGTCGAAAGGCTGAAGCAACAGGAGTTTcctggattacagtccatggaagaaCTGTTGAGGAAAGACATCAGCCAGTTCACTATGAGGCcattaaaataattaaggaaaGTATGTCTATACCTATAGTTGCTAACGGAGACATCAGAAgcttaaaagaagcagaaaatgtgtGGCATACTACTGGGACAGATG GTGTGATGGTTGCAAGAGGACTCTTAGCAAACCCGGCCATGTTTGCTGGATATGAGGAAACCCCACTGAAATGCATCTGGGACTGGGTTGACATTGCTCTTGAACTTGGAACTCCCTATATGTGTTTCCATCAACATTTAATGTATATGATGGAAAAGATAACTTCAAGgcaggaaaaaagaatatttaatgctTTGTCAAGCACATCAGCAGTCTTAGATTATCTTACAGACCATTATGGGATTGACCGgacttga
- the DUS4L gene encoding tRNA-dihydrouridine(20a/20b) synthase [NAD(P)+]-like isoform X2: MKSDYIQTTTCQERRKDPIEMFHSGQLVKICAPMVRYSKLSFRTLVRKYDCDLCYTPMIVAADFVRSAKARDSEFTTNQGDCPLIVQFAANDARLLSDAARIVCPYANGIDINCGCPQRWALAEGYGACLINKPELVRDMVKQVRNQVENPRFSVSIKIRIHDDLTRTVDLCRKAEATGVSWITVHGRTVEERHQPVHYEAIKIIKESMSIPIVANGDIRSLKEAENVWHTTGTDGTTDYFNWSELVQLLLCHHLIH; this comes from the exons ATGAAGAGTGACTACATACAAACTACAACatgtcaagaaagaagaaaagatccAATAGAAATGTTTCATTCTGGGCAGCTGGTAAAAATCTGTGCCCCAATGGTGCGATATTCAAA GTTGTCTTTCAGAACACTAGTCAGAAAATACGATTGTGATCTGTGCTATACACCAATGATAGTTGCTGCTGATTTTGTCAGATCTGCAAAAGCCAGAGACAGTGAATTTACCACAAATCAAG GTGATTGCCCATTGATTGTTCAGTTTGCTGCTAATGATGCAAGACTTTTATCTGATGCTGCTCGTATAGTCTGTCCTTATGCGAATGGAATAGACATTAACTGTGGTTGCCCTCAGAG GTGGGCACTGGCAGAAGGTTATGGAGCTTGCTTAATAAACAAGCCAGAGCTTGTTCGAGACATGGTGAAACAAGTAAGAAATCAAGTGGAAAACCCCAGATTTTCAGTATCTATTAAAATAAG GATCCATGATGACCTTACAAGAACTGTAGATCTCTGTCGAAAGGCTGAAGCAACAGGAGTTTcctggattacagtccatggaagaaCTGTTGAGGAAAGACATCAGCCAGTTCACTATGAGGCcattaaaataattaaggaaaGTATGTCTATACCTATAGTTGCTAACGGAGACATCAGAAgcttaaaagaagcagaaaatgtgtGGCATACTACTGGGACAGATG GAACAAcagattattttaattggagtgaATTAGTTCAGTTACTTCTCTGCCACCATCTCATCCACTGA